A single Elaeis guineensis isolate ETL-2024a chromosome 15, EG11, whole genome shotgun sequence DNA region contains:
- the LOC109506653 gene encoding uncharacterized protein, with translation MTRSKRRMVKVCDICGDIGFAEYIFNCYQCKNASEHIYCMQGQGLTIPDIWYCEVCKLNTQVAHEGNGQDSHIERMSVKGASSDLERSKTPLGKILPMNYWGSPEQTTDGEKQVSGAKKLIYCPDNSSKMVDTGNERRVPVAGFPDKPVTQQLSHNTYFRTVENAKVKFIPSEEVAFLTSRERTARRWSNLGGSHREIGVTKGKPPPSLRRMSTDESTSHDPNTLNVLAQTNKGSIHVEEHFSHVKHAMTKEHARNNHNARSQKRKVSEIEASAGLCKKKLTKECVGAEGYLSSTKLTTPTVSDVPVLPIDEKRNRATVKALDVLPAPHVSGKHVEAFVDAEVKDSPMNNARPADSKHIDHKLPDTDKNEKMRTVALKYVQKEVQLKYTNPTLDDYVEEDDDLIIEWLVGQQESKLDELGSPPQPASVAVREIKVDPGQWAERNIPYKVSVD, from the exons ATGACGAGGTCGAAGCGCAGAATG GTTAAAGTCTGTGATATATGTGGCGACATTGGTTTTGCGGAATATATTTTCAATTGTTACCAATGCAAAAATGCTTCAGAACATAT ATATTGCATGCAAGGTCAAGGTCTTACAATTCCAGATATATGGTATTGTGAAGTATGTAAACTGAATACTCAAGTAGCTCATGAGGGAAACGGACAGGATTCTCATATAGAAAGGATGTCTGTCAAAGGTGCTAGTTCTGATCTGGAGAGATCTAAGACTCCACTTGGAAAAATCCTTCCAATGAATTACTGGGGAAGCCCTGAACAAACAACTGATGGTGAAAAACAGGTATCAGGAGCTAAAAAGCTAATATATTGCCCAGATAACTCATCGAAGATGGTTGATACTGGTAATGAGAGGAGGGTTCCAGTTGCTGGCTTTCCTGATAAGCCTGTGACACAGCAACTATCCCATAACACTTATTTCAGGACAGTTGAAAATGCCAAAGTAAAATTTATTCCTTCTGAAGAAGTTGCTTTCTTGACTTCTCGAGAAAGGACTGCTAGGAGATGGAGTAACTTGGGTGGATCACATCGTGAAATCGGCGTAACAAAAGGGAAACCTCCTCCCAGCTTGAGGAGGATGTCTACTGATGAGTCTACCTCACATGATCCAAATACCTTGAACGTCCTTGCTCAGACAAACAAGGGATCTATTCATGTTGAAGAACACTTTTCTCATGTGAAACATGCTATGACAAAAGAACATGCAAGAAATAATCACAATGCAAGGTCACAAAAAAGGAAAGTTTCAG AAATAGAGGCTTCTGCTGGATTATGCAAGAAAAAGCTCACTAAGGAATGTGTTGGTGCTGAAGGTTATCTTTCTTCCACAAAGTTAACGACACCTACAGTTTCAGATGTTCCAGTGTTGCCTATTGATGAAAAGAGGAATAGAGCAACAGTTAAGGCTTTAG ATGTGCTCCCGGCACCTCATGTTAGTGGAAAACATGTGGAAGCATTTGTTGATGCTGAAGTGAAAGATTCTCCAATGAACAATGCCAGACCTGCAGATTCAAAACATATTGATCACAAACTACCAGACACTGATAAGAATGAGAAAATGAGAACCG tggct CTAAAATACGTTCAGAAGGAAGTACAACTGAAGTACACTAATCCGACACTAGATGATTATGTTGAGGAGGATGACGATCTGATCATCGAATGGCTTGTAGGTCAGCAGGAGTCAAAGCTTGATGAGCTGGGATCCCCTCCACAACCAGCCAGTGTGGCAGTTAGGGAGATCAAAgtggatccagggcaatgggcAGAAAGAAATATTCCATATAAGGTTTCAGTTGATTAG